In Melanotaenia boesemani isolate fMelBoe1 chromosome 1, fMelBoe1.pri, whole genome shotgun sequence, the genomic window TAGATAGCTGTTTTATGGGAGATACAGTTAGCTAACAAGAACGGACAGaaagtttttcattattattgttattattatttatttaatgattatgtCATGTGTATCCCCAGGGATCACACTGTTAGGATAGTCTTAACTTGACGTATTGCATAAATTcagattattataattatttaaataaataaccagtCTGCTGTTGAAcaatcatttcctgttttttgtgtgtagtCGTGGGCTCATCTCTGGGTCAGCTTCAGTAATATTAGTGGGGTTGCCTGACCTCAGTAAAGTATGCAACCTGCAACGTTTTGGAGCAGTTACTGCTCCGACAGCAGCTTCTGTTCAGGGGATTGGGTCGTTGATGCTTCTTGACAGTCAATCTGATTTCCAAAGGACAGCTACCTGTTACTGATGTTCTATTCCTTCTTCTAGGTCTTCAATTCTAAGTGAGGTTTCAACTAGGTCGAGTTCAAAATTGCCATCAGGAAAAAACATCTTGGTATTTGGTGAGTATTTGTTGGATTATTACACCTGTGAAACTTTCTGCAGTGTATTTGTGATGGTTATCCCTGAGGGGAATGGAGGGCAAGCATTAAAACCATTATGAGCTGGCAAAATTGAATCACTGCACAAATAactctttctgtttttcaaagtttgtaGAATTATCTTCTTAACCTCACATTTTTGGTATCATAACATGATAAACACAATCCTGAGAAGTCAGGTTGGGATGGGTCATATTTATTGAGGTTAGCCTTATTAAACTGTAAGAGACTTTGCTTTTCTATCAGGGACATATGAATAAGACATTGTAGTCCTCTCTGTACTTGAGATCTTGGTTTGCTTCAAGGTTTTAAGACAATAATCACTTGAATTTTAAGACCTCTGTGAGATATTGTTCTGAACTGTACTTGGAAAACACCAACCTAGTAGTTAGGCTGCACCCCAAGAAACTCAAGAACCAATATTATGCCAGTTAGATACTTTTTGTAAacgcttttctttatttagcatTATAGAATAGCTACTGATGTTAGAAATGATCAGTATTACCATGCCTACTTCAGCTACGAATGACATGTGCATTAAATGTCTTGCAGGTGAGGATGGCTCAGGAAAAACAACACTTATGGCCAAACTTCAAGGAGCTGAACACAACAAGAAGGGAAGGGGACTGGAGTATCTTTACTTAAATGTCCATGATGAAGACCGAGATGGTGAGTTTGCCTGCTATGACTTGAGCAGCctttaataaagtaaataaataaaaataaaaactgtaacttGCAACtacattttgtcttttgttttcctaCCTTTTTTCATTCCAATGCAGACCTTTCTCGCTGTAATGTGTGGATCCTGGATGGAGACCTATACCACAAAGGCCTTCTTAAGTTTGCTGTGACAGCTAAGTCACTACCTGACTGCCTAGCTGTGTTTGTTGCGGACATGTCACGGCCCTGGACCATTATGGAGTCATTGCAGAAGTGGGCCAGTGTGCTTCGTGACCATGTGGACAAGCTCAAAATTTCCCCAGAAGACAtgagagaaatggagaagagGAGTAAGTAATGCTTATATTTAAATACTTTGATGGTAGCAAAATGGATATTCAGCTAAGTACACCTTAGTTCATAAAAATACTGGTAATGGACAAGACTTTCATTTGGAAAATGAAGCGCTTGTCTAAGTTTCtgtttctattgtatttagctaGATGGTGAAACCCTGGTGTCACCAAGAGCTTTAATCTGCTGCTAAAATTTCTCATCTTATTGTACAGTGCAGGAGTGTTCTTAGAtctttttaatcagattatcaacaACAGAAAATCATGATGAAAAATATCAAGACTGAGAACTAAGTTGAATTTGATCAGTGGAAAATTTTAGTGAAATTTTTTTCCCTTGTTATccaaaatgttaatgaaaactTTACATGAAGTACTAGTCAAATGGGAAAATGTAgtcaaacctttgactggtaggTCACATACATGTTCTCTGTTTGGAGATGGCTTAAATAGAACTGCCAACAGTAAAGGTGCCTGAAGTATCCCAGGGTGGAAGCAATGTGAGTGTTGCATAATAAGACCAAGGCTCCTTGCTGACTGGCTACTGGGGATAAAAGAAGTGCTTGGTTAATGTGCAGCATGGAAGGCAAGCGCTGTATAACATTACACATTGTCATGGATGATTCTAGGTCATCATCAGAGAGGCCCATGATCCTCAGCTGTGTGCTCTGGCTGGAGGCGAGTTCTGCAGATCAATGCGTGTGATGCACTGAGATGTTGTTCTGTTAATTTTAGAATTGGTCATCTCTTGCTTATGAACTGATCTTTTGTGTTTGGAAACATCATTGCTTTTCTGGCTGCTTAGTTCAGCCTGCAgggtctctctttctctttttttttttttttttttttttttttaaaggttccTATATTCTCCCCAAGTTGCTGTTTTTTGCTTATAAGTCTGAAATCATTTCTTGCATAAACGGCTATTTTTTCAGGTTAATTTGACCTTATCAACATATGCTAAATGGTAGTGTTGCCAAGCAGTGGTTCACATTTTAACCTAGATTCACTGATCTTATTTGCTTATAGTAGATGTGTTGATAGTctcatttcattttatcttttctctttttcttaaaaaaaaaaacattcatatgGTCAAACTTTAAATTTAGTTGAGGCATGTGGACCAGATAAAGCATCTTTCAGAATGCCCACTGCAGTATCTGCAGCACATTGGTCAGACTTGGATTACGTagtgcatatgtgtgtgaatggcttttgtCCAGGGAGTCTTGCAAGCGTCTTGCATCATGGTTGCCTCCTTCCAATTGAGAGCGCCAGAGAACAGAAAGGAAGTAAACTTGGTCTGAATTCAGTCAGTGGGCCGGACATTCTGTCTGCTGCGTTGCTGGAACTAAAAGTAGGCTGGATGTCTGAAGTCGACTCGAGTCAAATTACAGGATCAACATACTGCTGCCTGACTACATGTTATAAAGAGAAATATTTCACTCTGACTTCTTGGTAGTGATTATACAGGGATTATTTTAGCAACAGTACAAACATGTTGGACTTCTGTTGTAGTAgcaagaaaattaaagtttCACATTTGACCGGTAGCTGGTTAGAAAAGATTCCTTTTACCACAGTTCAAGTTGAGCTTCagattttcttgtcatttttgttgtttttacatggAATATGTCCTAGTTGAGGTACAGTTTCAGTACTTCagcttgtattttatttaaaggagGGTGAGTGCTGATGCCTTTTTGCCTCACCTTTGTTTATAGAACAGATAAGTAGGTCTTGATAGGTCAAAGTCTATCTGGCATTGTCACTTTATTTAAGTGACAATCTAAATGCATCCTCTGTAATCAGATTCAGATGTTTGCCTTCCGTATGTtcaaatcacaataaaaccaaacattaaAGCATCTGTATAAGCTACTCTGAGGGTTGGCACAAGTCCCATCTTCCGCAGACACTGCTCAAGTGTAAACTTCACACCATTATGAAACGCTCACATTAACATATGTttcttgcagtttttttttctccttgacCAATGAAAAAGACACATTTACGTACATATATGTAGGTGaatgctgtttttgttccttCCTAATTAGACTGGGttcttgttgtgtttttgttcaataCATTTCCTTATTTACCTAAATTCATGTCCAAAATGAGTAAGAAAGGACTACATGACATGACTGTTAAATTAAACTCATACaccccaaatttccctgaggactctccaaagggattaataaagtatttctattctatgtAGACATATGAACTTGACTCACGTTTTTATGAACATGGTGTTAAATGGGCCTGCAGTAGTGACTCTTGTGCCGTTGAGTATATACTTTAGAATTTTTTTATGCATATTCACTGGATTTGTGTAATTCTGTATTCCAAGCAGGGTTTTCTTTTAGCTAGCTTAGAACACCAGTTTAGCCCCgtgtaagaagaaaaataaattccatGTCTCAAAGTAAAGGGTTTGACTCAATGACAAGCCAATCTGGCTTTGTGGGCTGTTCTCCAACTGCATTCTTAATGCTCCTGAGGAAGTAGGCCAGAGCTTCCTGCTTATGACCTCCCACCCCCCAACTTTCCACAGCAGCTTTGAAAACAGCAGGACAGCCGGGCCAGCACTGCAAGAGAGTCAGGAAtgccatttatttatcttttttccacCTTTCACCCAAGACCTGTTATGTAACTGTGGAAATGTAGAATAGTTCTGTTTGATCCCGCTGGTTCTACATTACAATTGGCGGCGACACCTAGATTTGGGAAGTTAGCAGGAAGAAGCTGTTTATTTCAAGTGTATGGATTAGAACTGCTTCTGCTCAGTTATGGGATGCTTTATGGTGTCAGGGACCAGATTTTCTCAGGGACACAGTCTGAAATTGCACAGTGTTAAAAATGCACCAGGTTTCTCGTTCTTACAGAATCTGTAGGTTTCTCAGCACATTCAGCAAAGATGCTATCCAGGTCACAAGTGACTGTTCtatagaggacaaaaaaaactgatttcttttaaactttatgTTCTGTTACCTAAGGCACCTAAGTTTATTTGGGGAGAGATGAGGCTTTAGTAAAATTTTCATGAAAATTGTcatttcaggtttttatttgttccttTACAAATCAAACGAGTTCATCTTTAATTATTCACATTTcttcaataaattaaataaataagaagaatatggcataaaataacaatttaacatgcaaatgtcagagaaaaatatatataggtTCCTTGTTCACCTGTTCCACTAGACAGGATTTTTAATCATAAAAGTTAGAAGATGAGATTGATTTCAAAGGAAactgaataaatgttttatggtttatttgAACTATGCACTCTCTATACTCCCCCATCCTCACCACCAGTGGTAAAAGCTTTCCAAGAGTACACAGAACCAGAGGACGCCATTCCATCCTCTCCACGACGAGCCCCGACATCGGGGGAAGATGAGGCCATCGTTCTGCCGCTTGGGGACAACGTACTCACACACAACCTGGGCATTCCGGTGCTAATAGTTTGCACAAAGGTACTACTTTCACCAGTCTGTCAAAgctgtctctgtttctgttctgtGACCAATACTATGTTATAACAAAGACACCAAAAAAGAGgagacgggggggggggggtaaatcTGAGTTTATGCCGTTGcataatatacattttttttctttcttatgcaTTGTTGCACATTGTAATTTACTCTTTGCAAATGGGTATATTGCAGACAGTAAAGTTACTTCTACTTGTGGGTTCAGATTGTCAGACTTTGCGCCGCATTTCTACACAGATGGGTCACAATGGAGTCTTCATAAGATTCAAAAGCTTAATTCTGCATATATTTTCTTGctcattttactttatttttgtaGGTACATTATTGATGTTCATCTGTTGTTTGTTACCCACTATTACTTATGTGATTACTTCAATTTTGCCTTTCATGACTGGTTTAATATGCATCACTAACTTTCTCTATGGGCTTCCTCAGCTCTGATGACTTAATCAACAGCTTTCACAACCTAATTTTGTCGTCAGGCTTTATTATAACCTTTGGTTTCCAATACGAAACAATATATGCTGAAAACCTAGCCAGTTTAATGTCGGCTCACTTGAACGCAGTTGTTTCTACCACTCTGTGGCATACCTATTGAGGTGTCGAAATTAATTGGTTGAGCTTCCACCTTCGATAGAAATGGTCTTTAAATAGATTTAGCAATGCTTCGTTACTTGTTCCAAGTCTGAGGTCGCAAAACTAAACCAGTTCCAAATAACTAATGACACAGTGTCGTTTTGAGAATGGGCTCCTTGTTAGTTGTTGTGTTTAgctttgtgtgtatgcatgcatgtgtgtctgtgggaTATGAGCAAGAGGAGAGCTAAGCTCACTGTTAACTGAGGAAGCCCATGAAGAGATTGGTGATGCATATAAAATCAGTCATAAAAGGCAATCTCCGAATAATTGATAACTGATAAAATCGATTATCAAGTCCTGCTGGCTATGCGTTTATTTGTTAGAGTGGGGAAGTGACATCTGATCACATGGTCACTGGAGACACGAGTGCAGATGTATGTTAATACATTGTAATTTGAAGCACTTGGATCTCTGTTTGTGTGTCGATTACCTGAGATGCATGTTAGTTCCAGGAGTAATCAGCCTCTTGGTGTGATGAGATGATACAGAGAACGCCTTTTGATTATATCTTCTGGCAAAATGTTACgtttatatttgctttttaatctCTCTGGGAAAACCTAGTGCTGGAAAATCAACAGTGTCACATGTTATCTATGACTAGAGAATgtggctttttttattattaattccgCTGTCTTTCtctaaaaaaagtgtttttcataGTTATTATGTGGTattcatcatgtttttatttattttttctatgtcCCTGGTACTCTCACCAATTCTCCTTCTAGCAATGAAAGCTCAGTCAACAGTACACATGACAATCTCCACCAAGAGCCTCCTATCGTTATACAATTCCTAAATGGTCCCTGCTAGGTTAGGTAGACGGAAATAACAAGAAAACTTTGGTCTGTTAACTTCTTTTCAGTTGTAtcccaaagtaaaaaaaaacaaaaaaaaaccttgagaTATTTCATGCTTTTTGTTGTCAACTTCATTCAATTAGTTAATTTCAAtcaatttttttgcatttatgaccccaacacatgaaaaaaaaagaaaaggaaaaaaaattagaatgGGGTAGtaaataagtttaaattaagtaattatatattatttcaCTCAGTTGTCATAAATATGTAATTGCTGTGATTTGGTACGAAAGCAGCATCCATAAAAGGCTGAGTCTTTGATGGAGCTAAGTGGACAGAGGATCTCCAGCTGGTCAACAGATGTGTGagaaaataatctaaatgttctttaaagaaaactttGGACGAATTTGCATATTTCTCCCTTTACAGTAAAAGCTATTGAAGCAATCTGGAGGAATGTCAGTgtataaaggaaaagaaaataagccGAAGTTAAACCCCTGTGATCTTTGATTTCTTAGAAAATGTATCAAGAGCTGCCATTCACTGTTACAACCACATGGGCAAAGGAATACTGTGGTAAACCTATTCCAAGCACTACTATATAAACAGCATTAATGTAGAAAAATTAATTTAGCCTTTAAACCCACATCCTACATATATTACTAAAGCATGGCTatggaagaggaggatgaaggtaCTAAACGGTACCACCTGTGGCCCTTAACTATCCCAAGTAGACTATGTGGAGAACTTTGTTGATTCATTTGGAGCCTAAAAGCCCTCAGGTGTTAGTGTATTGATGGACCTATGGCTCTCTCAGATGCTATGTGGTCTGTTTTTACTAAATAACAATTTCCCATCTCTTTAACTGTAACTCTTTCAGTGTGATGCTGTCAGCGTTCTAGAGAAGGAGCATGACTTCAGAGAGGAGCACTTTGATTTCATCCAGTCCTACATCAGGCGATTTTGCTTACAATGTATCCTTCTAATGCATTATGGTTTGTCATTTATAGATGACATTCAATGTAATCATTAAGACcttttttaaagagaaagtgGTTGTACTagagcagttttttttcccctatgaCTGTTTTTGTCATTAACTATCTGACGTTACTGCAATTACTCCTttaactaactacaacagatggaGCTGGCCTGATCTATACTTCAGTCAAAGAAGAGAAGAACCTGGATCTGCTTTACAAATATATTGTACACAAGATGTATGACTTTCAGTTCGTCACACCTGCCTTGGTGGTGGAGAAAGATGCAGTGTTCATGTGAGTAAAGCTAGACATTAGCATATTTTTCATTCATGGCTACCCCAGAATTAATTTTGTACTGTTTATGCCAAATAATATTGTAATCCCCATTTTCCTTCAGTTTGTGGTAAACCCTATTATACAACCACATACTACACTTAGACTGTACTTGAACAGTTGTCTCCATCCTCTTCAGTCCGTCAGGATGGGATAATGAGAAGAAAATCGGAATTTTGCATGAAAACCTCACAACGATCAGACCAGAAGATCCATTTGAAGATTTTGTCACAAAGCCTCCAGTACGAAAGGTAAATGCTTGCAAACAAGATAATGTTATGGTTGACAATGCAACATTAAAGCAGTGGTAAAACTTTATTGCTATTTATACTTGACCTTCTCTTTGTTTCTCATCAGTTGGTtcatgacaaagaaataaatgcagaagATGAGCAGGTATTCCTGATGAAGCAGCAGGTAAGTGTCAGTCTGTCGCTTCCTGACCCCAGACATattaggtttatttttttactctaaAATAAGCCAAGCTGTCACTACCTGATTGAACTACATAGCGttaaacagaatattaaaaGGTCATTATTATGGCAACAGAAGTGAATAGAAAATGTGAAGCGTTGCATGCTGGGGTAATAATCTGctaattcaaattttattttttggcagtAGGAAGGAATGAATGGTTGAAAAATACTTTGAGATTTTATAGGCAGATCCTAAAGTTTGAGTATAAAAACGTTATCCTAAAATGAAATTGAGACAGCGTCATAGCAGGTAGGAGCACCATATggtatctaaaaaaaaaaaacaaaaaaacaacttcatattCTATGACATTTTCAGgtatgcacttttttttttatccatgttacatgtttttatatatacattgcATTGGTATTCAAATTATCTGAAACTACCACATTACTAATAACattaattcagctttttattttagaagtggggtttaaaactttttttttttttactacaaagTTTCCTTCCTTTTGTATACATCTTAAATCTTACCTTTGCTTATTTCTTATGCTTGT contains:
- the dync1li2 gene encoding cytoplasmic dynein 1 light intermediate chain 2 isoform X3, with the protein product MAPVLEKQLPGAAGSGDNNNEDEEGQNLWSSILSEVSTRSSSKLPSGKNILVFGEDGSGKTTLMAKLQGAEHNKKGRGLEYLYLNVHDEDRDDLSRCNVWILDGDLYHKGLLKFAVTAKSLPDCLAVFVADMSRPWTIMESLQKWASVLRDHVDKLKISPEDMREMEKRMVKAFQEYTEPEDAIPSSPRRAPTSGEDEAIVLPLGDNVLTHNLGIPVLIVCTKCDAVSVLEKEHDFREEHFDFIQSYIRRFCLQYGAGLIYTSVKEEKNLDLLYKYIVHKMYDFQFVTPALVVEKDAVFIPSGWDNEKKIGILHENLTTIRPEDPFEDFVTKPPVRKLVHDKEINAEDEQVFLMKQQSLLAKQPATPTRGATESPGRTTSGSPRPAGRAGQPTITSSPMAAVKKPDPNMKAAGAANEGVLANFFNSLLSKKTGAPGSPGSGAVGAGVQGSAKKTDKATCDRPVYTKSSCM
- the dync1li2 gene encoding cytoplasmic dynein 1 light intermediate chain 2 isoform X1, whose translation is MAPVLEKQLPGAAGSGDNNNEDEEGQNLWSSILSEVSTRSSSKLPSGKNILVFGEDGSGKTTLMAKLQGAEHNKKGRGLEYLYLNVHDEDRDDLSRCNVWILDGDLYHKGLLKFAVTAKSLPDCLAVFVADMSRPWTIMESLQKWASVLRDHVDKLKISPEDMREMEKRMVKAFQEYTEPEDAIPSSPRRAPTSGEDEAIVLPLGDNVLTHNLGIPVLIVCTKCDAVSVLEKEHDFREEHFDFIQSYIRRFCLQYGAGLIYTSVKEEKNLDLLYKYIVHKMYDFQFVTPALVVEKDAVFIPSGWDNEKKIGILHENLTTIRPEDPFEDFVTKPPVRKLVHDKEINAEDEQVFLMKQQSLLAKQPATPTRGATESPGRTTSGSPRPAGRAGQPTITSSPMAAVKKPDPNMKAAGAANEGVLANFFNSLLSKKTGAPGSPGSGAVGAGVQGSAKKTGQKPGLTDVQAELDRMTRKQDSMVSANNIPQTENEA
- the dync1li2 gene encoding cytoplasmic dynein 1 light intermediate chain 2 isoform X4, producing MAPVLEKQLPGAAGSGDNNNEDEEGQNLWSSILSEVSTRSSSKLPSGKNILVFGEDGSGKTTLMAKLQGAEHNKKGRGLEYLYLNVHDEDRDDLSRCNVWILDGDLYHKGLLKFAVTAKSLPDCLAVFVADMSRPWTIMESLQKWASVLRDHVDKLKISPEDMREMEKRMVKAFQEYTEPEDAIPSSPRRAPTSGEDEAIVLPLGDNVLTHNLGIPVLIVCTKCDAVSVLEKEHDFREEHFDFIQSYIRRFCLQYGAGLIYTSVKEEKNLDLLYKYIVHKMYDFQFVTPALVVEKDAVFIPSGWDNEKKIGILHENLTTIRPEDPFEDFVTKPPVRKLVHDKEINAEDEQVFLMKQQSLLAKQPATPTRGATESPGRTTSGSPRPAGRAGQPTITSSPMAAVKKPDPNMKAAGAANEGVLANFFNSLLSKKTGAPGSPGSGAVGAGVQGSAKKTEAGFD
- the dync1li2 gene encoding cytoplasmic dynein 1 light intermediate chain 2 isoform X2, coding for MAPVLEKQLPGAAGSGDNNNEDEEGQNLWSSILSEVSTRSSSKLPSGKNILVFGEDGSGKTTLMAKLQGAEHNKKGRGLEYLYLNVHDEDRDDLSRCNVWILDGDLYHKGLLKFAVTAKSLPDCLAVFVADMSRPWTIMESLQKWASVLRDHVDKLKISPEDMREMEKRMVKAFQEYTEPEDAIPSSPRRAPTSGEDEAIVLPLGDNVLTHNLGIPVLIVCTKCDAVSVLEKEHDFREEHFDFIQSYIRRFCLQYGAGLIYTSVKEEKNLDLLYKYIVHKMYDFQFVTPALVVEKDAVFIPSGWDNEKKIGILHENLTTIRPEDPFEDFVTKPPVRKLVHDKEINAEDEQVFLMKQQSLLAKQPATPTRGATESPGRTTSGSPRPAGRAGQPTITSSPMAAVKKPDPNMKAGAANEGVLANFFNSLLSKKTGAPGSPGSGAVGAGVQGSAKKTGQKPGLTDVQAELDRMTRKQDSMVSANNIPQTENEA